The following are encoded together in the Synchiropus splendidus isolate RoL2022-P1 chromosome 7, RoL_Sspl_1.0, whole genome shotgun sequence genome:
- the LOC128762089 gene encoding mothers against decapentaplegic homolog 4-like isoform X3: MSMPNTPSSSDACLSIVHSLMCHRQGGESETFAKRAIESLVKKLKEKKDELDSLITAITTNGAHPSKCVTIQRTLDGRLQVAGRKGFPHVIYARLWRWPDLHKNELKHVKYCQYAFDLKCDNVCVNPYHYERVVSPGIDLSSLTLGGSGPSSGMIVKDEYDYDGPPSLSSIDGSHSLQTIQHPPSSGRPAPSDSFTAQNLLPPSEASTSAVSSSFPVITSVTGSAPSSWSGNGFTAPPIPHLSNGHLLHHTPMPHYWPPHNELAFQPPISNHPAPDYWCSIAYFEMDVQVGETFKVPSTCHVVTVDGLHIGKGVQLECKGEGDVWVRCLSDHAVFVQSYYLDREAGRAPGDAVHKIYPSAYIKVFDLRQCNRQMQQQAATAQAAAAAQAAAVAGNIPGPSSVGGIAPAISLSAAAGIGVDDLRRLCILRMSFVKGWGPDYPRQSIKETPCWIEIHLHRALQLLDEVLHTMPIADPQPLD, translated from the exons ATGTCGATGCCCAACACGCCCTCCAGCAGCGACGCCTGCCTCAGCATCGTCCACAGTCTCATGTGCCACAGACAAGGAGGCGAGAGCGAGACGTTTGCCAAGCGAGCCATTGAGAGTCTGgtgaagaagctgaaggagaagaaggacgaGCTGGACTCTCTCATCACAGCCATCACCACAAACGGAGCCCATCCAAGCAAGTGTGTGACCATTCAGAGGACGCTGGACGGCAGGCTCCAG GTGGCTGGACGGAAGGGATTCCCCCACGTGATTTACGCCAGGCTCTGGCGGTGGCCCGACCTGCACAAGAACGAGCTGAAACACGTCAAGTACTGCCAGTATGCTTTCGACCTGAAGTGCGACAACGTGTGTGTCAACCCCTATCACTACGAGCGGGTGGTGTCTCCAGGCATTG ACTTGTCGAGCCTGACCCTCGGCGGCTCTGGACCCAGTTCGGGAATGATAGTCAAGGATGAGTATGACTATGATGGCCCGCCAAGCCTGTCTTCCATAGACGGGAGTCACTCCCTCCAAACCATCCAGCATCCGCCATCCTCCGGCCGTCCGGCTCCGTCTGACTCCTTCACTGCCCAGAACCTCCTCCCACCCTCCGAAGCCTCCACCTCTGCAGTCTCCTCATCCTTCCCCGTCATCACTTCTGTGACTGGAA GTGCGCCCTCTTCCTGGTCTGGGAACGGCTTCACTGCGCCCCCCATTCCCCACCTCTCCAATGGTCATCTGCTGCACCACACTCCCATGCCACACTACT GGCCGCCACACAATGAACTCGCATTCCAGCCTCCCATATCGAATCATCCAG CTCCGGACTACTGGTGCTCCATCGCCTACTTCGAGATGGACGTTCAAGTCGGGGAGACGTTCAAGGTTCCCTCCACGTGCCACGTTGTGACCGTGGACGG GCTTCACATTGGTAAAGGGGTCCAGCTGGAGTGCAAGGGAGAAGGAGACGTGTGGGTCAGATGTCTCAGCGACCACGCAGTGTTTGTCCAGAGCTACTACCTGGATAGAGAGGCGGGCCGTGCTCCGGGTGATGCCGTCCACAAAATCTACCCCAGTGCCTACATTAAG GTCTTCGACCTTCGCCAGTGCAACagacagatgcagcagcaggcaGCTACAGCtcaggcagctgcagcagctcaggctgctgCCGTGGCTGGGAATATACCGGGACCCAGCTCAGTGGGCGGGATCGCCCCTGCTATCA GtctgtcagcagctgctggtaTCGGCGTGGACGACCTGCGCAGGCTGTGCATCCTGAGGATGAGTTTCGTCAAAGGCTGGGGGCCCGACTACCCTCGCCAGAGCATCAAGGAGACTCCCTGTTGGATTGAGATTCATCTCCACAGAGCACTTCAGCTGCTGGATGAGGTTCTGCACACCATGCCCATTGCAGACCCACAGCCTCTGGACTGA
- the LOC128762089 gene encoding mothers against decapentaplegic homolog 4-like isoform X1: MSMPNTPSSSDACLSIVHSLMCHRQGGESETFAKRAIESLVKKLKEKKDELDSLITAITTNGAHPSKCVTIQRTLDGRLQVAGRKGFPHVIYARLWRWPDLHKNELKHVKYCQYAFDLKCDNVCVNPYHYERVVSPGIDLSSLTLGGSGPSSGMIVKDEYDYDGPPSLSSIDGSHSLQTIQHPPSSGRPAPSDSFTAQNLLPPSEASTSAVSSSFPVITSVTGSTFKCDPLVNLSITLHALCSGAPSSWSGNGFTAPPIPHLSNGHLLHHTPMPHYWPPHNELAFQPPISNHPAPDYWCSIAYFEMDVQVGETFKVPSTCHVVTVDGYVDPSGGDRFCLGQLSNVHRTEAIERARLHIGKGVQLECKGEGDVWVRCLSDHAVFVQSYYLDREAGRAPGDAVHKIYPSAYIKVFDLRQCNRQMQQQAATAQAAAAAQAAAVAGNIPGPSSVGGIAPAISLSAAAGIGVDDLRRLCILRMSFVKGWGPDYPRQSIKETPCWIEIHLHRALQLLDEVLHTMPIADPQPLD, translated from the exons ATGTCGATGCCCAACACGCCCTCCAGCAGCGACGCCTGCCTCAGCATCGTCCACAGTCTCATGTGCCACAGACAAGGAGGCGAGAGCGAGACGTTTGCCAAGCGAGCCATTGAGAGTCTGgtgaagaagctgaaggagaagaaggacgaGCTGGACTCTCTCATCACAGCCATCACCACAAACGGAGCCCATCCAAGCAAGTGTGTGACCATTCAGAGGACGCTGGACGGCAGGCTCCAG GTGGCTGGACGGAAGGGATTCCCCCACGTGATTTACGCCAGGCTCTGGCGGTGGCCCGACCTGCACAAGAACGAGCTGAAACACGTCAAGTACTGCCAGTATGCTTTCGACCTGAAGTGCGACAACGTGTGTGTCAACCCCTATCACTACGAGCGGGTGGTGTCTCCAGGCATTG ACTTGTCGAGCCTGACCCTCGGCGGCTCTGGACCCAGTTCGGGAATGATAGTCAAGGATGAGTATGACTATGATGGCCCGCCAAGCCTGTCTTCCATAGACGGGAGTCACTCCCTCCAAACCATCCAGCATCCGCCATCCTCCGGCCGTCCGGCTCCGTCTGACTCCTTCACTGCCCAGAACCTCCTCCCACCCTCCGAAGCCTCCACCTCTGCAGTCTCCTCATCCTTCCCCGTCATCACTTCTGTGACTGGAAGTACGTTCAAGTGCGATCCACTGGTCAATCTTTCAATAACTCTACACGCTCTCTGCTCAGGTGCGCCCTCTTCCTGGTCTGGGAACGGCTTCACTGCGCCCCCCATTCCCCACCTCTCCAATGGTCATCTGCTGCACCACACTCCCATGCCACACTACT GGCCGCCACACAATGAACTCGCATTCCAGCCTCCCATATCGAATCATCCAG CTCCGGACTACTGGTGCTCCATCGCCTACTTCGAGATGGACGTTCAAGTCGGGGAGACGTTCAAGGTTCCCTCCACGTGCCACGTTGTGACCGTGGACGGGTACGTTGACCCCTCAGGTGGAGACCGCTTCTGTCTGGGTCAGCTCAGCAACGTCCATCGCACCGAAGCCATCGAGAGAGCAAG GCTTCACATTGGTAAAGGGGTCCAGCTGGAGTGCAAGGGAGAAGGAGACGTGTGGGTCAGATGTCTCAGCGACCACGCAGTGTTTGTCCAGAGCTACTACCTGGATAGAGAGGCGGGCCGTGCTCCGGGTGATGCCGTCCACAAAATCTACCCCAGTGCCTACATTAAG GTCTTCGACCTTCGCCAGTGCAACagacagatgcagcagcaggcaGCTACAGCtcaggcagctgcagcagctcaggctgctgCCGTGGCTGGGAATATACCGGGACCCAGCTCAGTGGGCGGGATCGCCCCTGCTATCA GtctgtcagcagctgctggtaTCGGCGTGGACGACCTGCGCAGGCTGTGCATCCTGAGGATGAGTTTCGTCAAAGGCTGGGGGCCCGACTACCCTCGCCAGAGCATCAAGGAGACTCCCTGTTGGATTGAGATTCATCTCCACAGAGCACTTCAGCTGCTGGATGAGGTTCTGCACACCATGCCCATTGCAGACCCACAGCCTCTGGACTGA
- the LOC128762089 gene encoding mothers against decapentaplegic homolog 4-like isoform X2: MSMPNTPSSSDACLSIVHSLMCHRQGGESETFAKRAIESLVKKLKEKKDELDSLITAITTNGAHPSKCVTIQRTLDGRLQVAGRKGFPHVIYARLWRWPDLHKNELKHVKYCQYAFDLKCDNVCVNPYHYERVVSPGIDLSSLTLGGSGPSSGMIVKDEYDYDGPPSLSSIDGSHSLQTIQHPPSSGRPAPSDSFTAQNLLPPSEASTSAVSSSFPVITSVTGSAPSSWSGNGFTAPPIPHLSNGHLLHHTPMPHYWPPHNELAFQPPISNHPAPDYWCSIAYFEMDVQVGETFKVPSTCHVVTVDGYVDPSGGDRFCLGQLSNVHRTEAIERARLHIGKGVQLECKGEGDVWVRCLSDHAVFVQSYYLDREAGRAPGDAVHKIYPSAYIKVFDLRQCNRQMQQQAATAQAAAAAQAAAVAGNIPGPSSVGGIAPAISLSAAAGIGVDDLRRLCILRMSFVKGWGPDYPRQSIKETPCWIEIHLHRALQLLDEVLHTMPIADPQPLD; this comes from the exons ATGTCGATGCCCAACACGCCCTCCAGCAGCGACGCCTGCCTCAGCATCGTCCACAGTCTCATGTGCCACAGACAAGGAGGCGAGAGCGAGACGTTTGCCAAGCGAGCCATTGAGAGTCTGgtgaagaagctgaaggagaagaaggacgaGCTGGACTCTCTCATCACAGCCATCACCACAAACGGAGCCCATCCAAGCAAGTGTGTGACCATTCAGAGGACGCTGGACGGCAGGCTCCAG GTGGCTGGACGGAAGGGATTCCCCCACGTGATTTACGCCAGGCTCTGGCGGTGGCCCGACCTGCACAAGAACGAGCTGAAACACGTCAAGTACTGCCAGTATGCTTTCGACCTGAAGTGCGACAACGTGTGTGTCAACCCCTATCACTACGAGCGGGTGGTGTCTCCAGGCATTG ACTTGTCGAGCCTGACCCTCGGCGGCTCTGGACCCAGTTCGGGAATGATAGTCAAGGATGAGTATGACTATGATGGCCCGCCAAGCCTGTCTTCCATAGACGGGAGTCACTCCCTCCAAACCATCCAGCATCCGCCATCCTCCGGCCGTCCGGCTCCGTCTGACTCCTTCACTGCCCAGAACCTCCTCCCACCCTCCGAAGCCTCCACCTCTGCAGTCTCCTCATCCTTCCCCGTCATCACTTCTGTGACTGGAA GTGCGCCCTCTTCCTGGTCTGGGAACGGCTTCACTGCGCCCCCCATTCCCCACCTCTCCAATGGTCATCTGCTGCACCACACTCCCATGCCACACTACT GGCCGCCACACAATGAACTCGCATTCCAGCCTCCCATATCGAATCATCCAG CTCCGGACTACTGGTGCTCCATCGCCTACTTCGAGATGGACGTTCAAGTCGGGGAGACGTTCAAGGTTCCCTCCACGTGCCACGTTGTGACCGTGGACGGGTACGTTGACCCCTCAGGTGGAGACCGCTTCTGTCTGGGTCAGCTCAGCAACGTCCATCGCACCGAAGCCATCGAGAGAGCAAG GCTTCACATTGGTAAAGGGGTCCAGCTGGAGTGCAAGGGAGAAGGAGACGTGTGGGTCAGATGTCTCAGCGACCACGCAGTGTTTGTCCAGAGCTACTACCTGGATAGAGAGGCGGGCCGTGCTCCGGGTGATGCCGTCCACAAAATCTACCCCAGTGCCTACATTAAG GTCTTCGACCTTCGCCAGTGCAACagacagatgcagcagcaggcaGCTACAGCtcaggcagctgcagcagctcaggctgctgCCGTGGCTGGGAATATACCGGGACCCAGCTCAGTGGGCGGGATCGCCCCTGCTATCA GtctgtcagcagctgctggtaTCGGCGTGGACGACCTGCGCAGGCTGTGCATCCTGAGGATGAGTTTCGTCAAAGGCTGGGGGCCCGACTACCCTCGCCAGAGCATCAAGGAGACTCCCTGTTGGATTGAGATTCATCTCCACAGAGCACTTCAGCTGCTGGATGAGGTTCTGCACACCATGCCCATTGCAGACCCACAGCCTCTGGACTGA